Proteins from a genomic interval of Salvelinus alpinus chromosome 7, SLU_Salpinus.1, whole genome shotgun sequence:
- the LOC139581052 gene encoding BTB/POZ domain-containing protein KCTD5-like, whose translation MAELHVVEQSVTATIEQTEHRDVRGSVRLAASPTLMVSPRSSLPTSPGVSSTSRAVFGFPMKSNLSSPSEPAEKPESRWVCLNVGGTYFVTTKQTLCRDPKSFLYRLCQEDPDLDSDKDETGAYLIDRDPTYFGPILNYLRHGKLIMDKNLAEEGVLEEAEFYNIASLVRLVKERIRDNENRTSQGPVKHVYRVLQCQEEELTQMVSTMSDGWKFEQLISIGSSYNYGNEDQAEFLCVVSRELNNSTNGIVIEPTEKAKILQERGSRM comes from the exons ATGGCCGAATTGCATGTTGTGGAGCAGAGTGTTACTGCCACAATAGAACAAACCGAGCACCGTGATGTCCGAGGCTCTGTTCGGCTGGCTGCTTCGCCCACTCTCATGGTTTCACCGCGGAGTAGCTTGCCCACCAGTCCTGGGGTGTCGAGTACTAGTAGAGCGGTGTTTGGGTTCCCAATGAAGAGCAACCTCAGTTCCCCATCGGAGCCAGCCGAGAAGCCAGAATCCCGCTGGGTTTGCCTAAATGTCGGTGGAACCTATTTTGTCACAACCAAACAGACATTGTGCAGGGACCCCAAATCGTTCCTGTACCGATTGTGTCAAGAAGATCCGGATTTGGACTCTGATAAG GATGAGACGGGTGCTTACCTAATCGACAGGGACCCCACATACTTTGGCCCCATTCTGAATTACCTGCGGCATGGGAAACTGATCATGGACAAGAATCTGGCAGAGGAAG GTGTCCTTGAGGAGGCGGAGTTCTACAATATTGCATCACTAGTAAGGCTGGTCAAGGAGAGGATACGGGACAACGAGAACAGGACATCTCAG GGCCCAGTGAAGCATGTGTACCGGGTGCTGCAGTGCCAGGAGGAGGAGCTCACCCAAATGGTGTCCACAATGTCAGACGGCTGGAAGTTTGAGCAG CTCATAAGCATCGGCTCGTCCTATAACTATGGCAATGAGGACCAGGCTGAATTCCTGTGTGTGGTTTCCCGGGAGCTCAACAACTCCACTAACGGCATTGTTATCGAGCCCACTGAGAAGGCCAAG ATCCTCCAGGAGCGAGGTTCACGGATGTAA